From Cucumis melo cultivar AY chromosome 3, USDA_Cmelo_AY_1.0, whole genome shotgun sequence:
TCCAGCAGCCTATATTCTACATTGAGAAATCAAGCAGCAACCACCAACATTTTCAGTAGCAAGAAAAGAGTAACAATAGTTAATCATGTAGAACTCCCAAGGAAGGTAAGGTTTCAAGGAAACCAAcaagggaaagaaagaaaaaaggagacAAAGTATACAATAGTAATATAAGACCGTTAATGCCTTTCAAATTCAAACTTCTactctttttcccttttctagCAGGAGGTTCTTCTGGTTGAGAATCTGTTTGACGTAGGCACAACTTGATTTTCTTAGCCTTATCCTGCTAATCTTGTTTCTCTCTTTGGTTGTGAAATAGTCTTTAGTTGggtattttcctttcttttagtTCTTGTAATAGTTCTTTTTTTAGTGGAAGGACAGTGCTTCTGTATCTTTTGGCATGAAATAAACTTTAAGGTATTAATTCACTTATGTATTAATTCACTTATGTGGATCACTATCCCCTAACCATGCAGCTCATAGAAACACCACCATCATAATACGTAGGAAATATGGAATTTTCTTTCGATGAAGATGCCAAGCAATAAATCAAACTTCGCTGCTTTTAATAAGCAATTATCAGTTAATACTTTTGAGTGAGTAGGTGATTTTAtccaaaaaattaaaatatgcaTAAATTTCTATGATAAAAGATGTAGAACATCTAGGTACTAGGATCAATATAATACCACAATAACGTGAATCTGCAAGAAGACTAACAAATGAGATATAGTTATCTGGTGTCTTTGTCCGTCCCTCTTGCTCCTCTAAAAGTGAATATGCAATCTGAATCAAGTAATACAATTGAAAATTAAAGCAAGAAGGTCCAAATAACTCAGCCTTCTCCCATATTGCAGCTTAACCCCAAAGCAATTACAAGGTAGCTCAAActtaaaataaattgtttagaatTTAGATCACTTTTTTAAATCAATAAAGCAAACTCTTTAGTGGCATTTGAGAAGTCACAAGATAACCACagtctctttctctcttctttttgaATATATGCATACTTTCAACCTTAAAACTTACAAGATAGCAGATTCCAATAATTTAGTAATCCCATAGTAAGTTAAAACTAGAGTTTACTGACAGAATAGATTCACATAAACCTTCAAAATGATTAtgtataattaaaaaattataacacTTCAGATTGTAGATTCAAATCATACAGGTGCAAAATAGATGGAAAAAAATTAACATCATGAGAACTTCAAGGAACCTAGATTAGAAACAATGGGAACATGGTATGTGGATTAGTAAGACCCATTCTCCTGATATGGCCTTATATGGCAGTTTCAAGTTCAATAATGAAACGTAGAagatgaaaaatacaaaaaatacttATGCTTTAGTAACATTAAATTGGCACACTAAGTGGCTAAGCACtctaaaataagaaaaatataatgCATGATAAAATGGTGTAAACAAGTGAAGAGTGTCAGGCTTCTCACAATTGATAATCACCTGTGTATCGATAACATTGTTCAACTTGATACCAAACTGAAAGTACAATGCCTACAGAGTGAGggaaaatagagtagatattagcTAAAACATGTCATGTCGCTGTGAAGGCATTTCATGGTGAAAACAAAGTCCAAAAGAGACCTCGCTATCTCGTTTGCAATCATGAATAACTTTTGTGACATATTTGGACTCAAGAGCGGGCTTACAGACTTTCACAAGCTCCTCTCCTCCCTGAACAGCATCAACCAGATATACAGCATCTGGAAATGCGATCTGccaagaaatcaacacagatGGAAAGATAAAGTCAACTAATTCGATCACTGTTTTCTAATAGAATATTAGACTATTAGACATTAGTCATTCTCTTGCGAGGCCACAGCTTGGACTATGAATTGATTCGGTTGAAGATATCACCAGCTAATTAGCAAAATTGAAATTATAAATTAGAACCACCGACTCCCTTAGTTAAGAGGTTAACTAACACACACGCCTCTGCCCTAAATTTATTACTCTCCCACGAGGATGGTAAAACTTTGATTTGTTCTTAGCATTTTATTTACCTGCATGACACAGAGGTTTCCATGGCGACACAGGTCAACACCTTCACAATCAAAGCCAACTACCAGAGGCTTTTCAGCTGATGGTTCAACAAATTCTTTAGGCAGCTGAGATACATGAGTAACAATATGTATAGGAACCAAGGTTGCGTTGGCTTCAGGATCGGTCTGATTTTCACCTGACACCCACGCGAAATGGAACTCATTGGAAGATGATAAAAAATCTTCAAGCGAAATGAAATATAAACACCGAAGCTGAGAAACGAATGGCCATTAAGCTCTTCTACTGTTCCATTTAGCATTAAACAGCGCGCAAAATATCAACCATAGAAAACATTCCATCATCTCAAACTTAAAACGAACATAATAACTAAAATTCTCGATGGAACATGCGCGGGTAAAGCAATCAGGAAACCATACGCGGCAAAAGCAATGAAGAAAACCAAAACCTATCCGCATGAACATAAACTAAAACGAAGTGACATAAAGAGCGGTATGTCTATAAAAATTTCCGAACAAAAATTCTTCTACTCTAACCAAGATAATTACATCATTGTGATTCTGTTGCATAAAAAATCAGTTTCCAACATCAATCGAGTTTATTCCGCGATTCCTCATTAGGAAAACAAACAGCAATTAAAGCTTGGGATAAGAGAGAAAACAATGTCCTAGGCTACGGAAAATTGGACGTCAATCCAAAAGGCACAAGTTGAAACAAGTAAGTATGGATTAAGAGGAAGAAAGATAGATCAAAACAATAATGAAATTGATGATGAATGAAAATGGAAGTGCAATCCGAAAGAACGCAAGAGAGAGGAAATAGAGAGTGACCTGAGTCCGAAGGCAGAGGAATACAGGTCTGGTGAGAAGGAGGAGTGTTCGCCATTTGAGCGAATCATTCGATTTTCTCTTCGAACTTATTGCTTTTAATTACTTGGAATCTAAATTTGGTAATGAATATTTGTCGATATTGCACATTAGGGTAACTAACAAATTCGATCTAATACTTTCTTTCTGCTTAGTCCGCACATAATCCTAACTCATATTAAAcacaaatttaataaataactAACGGATTCTACATAGTAAAAATTATACTTTTAAATGCTTTCATCCCACCACAAACCTCAAggttataaaataaatgttaCCCTCTTCTCTTATTggtattatttttctttttctatggaATAGCCTTTTCTCCACGaattttttcaataataattgGAAGATACTAAATGATATCGTTTTTTTTGTTCATACCTTATGTAAAATGAAGTTTCTTGTGACTTGATTGATTTGTCACAAGAATTTGGAGAGCATTGTGTTATGAGAAACAAGGTGGGAGAAGATATTTGAgctattttttctttattctaaTACATGTTCTGATTTTTTTACCAAGAATGCTAGGTCGACTTGGGTCATTAGTGAATTTACGTGTGTGGTGATCAAAGTGATCTTATGGATGCTTTGATGCTTGC
This genomic window contains:
- the LOC103487800 gene encoding uncharacterized protein LOC103487800 isoform X1; translation: MANTPPSHQTCIPLPSDSGENQTDPEANATLVPIHIVTHVSQLPKEFVEPSAEKPLVVGFDCEGVDLCRHGNLCVMQIAFPDAVYLVDAVQGGEELVKVCKPALESKYVTKVIHDCKRDSEALYFQFGIKLNNVIDTQIAYSLLEEQEGRTKTPDNYISFVSLLADSRYCGVSYVEKEEVRLLLRKDPKFWTYRPMSELMVRAAADDVRFLLYIYHKMMEKLNHQSLWYLAVRGALYCRCFCISDNGYADWPPLPSVPDNLVKEGNAPEEEILSVLDVPHGMMGRVIGRRGASILSIKESCNAEILIGGAKGPPDKVLIIGSVRQVRKAEAMLRGRMLEI